A genomic window from Oceanobacillus timonensis includes:
- a CDS encoding penicillin-binding protein, whose protein sequence is MKKNKTANVMAGIYMLFFVALFLVLAGRFMYIQATGEVGGVSLDDWAEEQRTASYKMNAERGQIMDKNGMVLAYDRPAYRMYAILDEAYSENSPEALHVSNTEETAETLASILDEDKNEIKQILDEAVQSERFQVEFGQLGRQLTQQEKEEIEESGIPGIYFDEEPKRYYPNGMFASHIIGFARETEEETEDGVEHSITGVTGMEDVMNGVLGGKDGSISYQRDRYDKKLLDPDEIVQEPEDGDSVYLTLDQKVQTLLEDVMTQVDEQYNPAKMNAIIMNPKTGEIIAMSTRPSYNPNSPNDVENWYNDPISSPFEPGSTFKIFTWAAALEEGVYNGDETFESGTYQPNERIEEIRDHNQGEGWGEISYDEGFLRSSNVAASKLLWEDIGADKFYEYIQAFGFEDPTGIDLPDESIGQIQYNWPSEKLRTAFGQGSTVTPIQQMKAASAVVNDGKMVKPYVVDKIVDSTTGNVLEEAEPEYSGQPISPETAEEMKELLASVVNDEDGTGAPYKLDDYVVGGKTGTAQMPNPDGGGYLTGRDNYVFSFLGMAPMDDPELMVYVSIQQPELEDTESGSAPLAFIFNNVVENSLHYLDVEPDEENETNQVEEVEFPEVVDESTESAQAALEERGFDPIVIGEGENIVSSSVEPGESILPSEKVLLLTDEPTMPDLTGWSLREVMRFADMLELQTERFGNGYVSSQNIEVGKPIQEGDYLGVELEDPSGGSSDTSSDDDDADDSDEEENNESNEEETEEE, encoded by the coding sequence ATGAAAAAAAATAAGACAGCAAACGTAATGGCAGGCATTTATATGCTGTTTTTCGTTGCTTTATTCCTTGTGCTTGCAGGCAGGTTTATGTATATCCAGGCAACAGGTGAAGTGGGCGGTGTTTCATTGGATGATTGGGCGGAGGAACAACGAACAGCTTCCTACAAGATGAATGCAGAACGGGGACAAATCATGGATAAGAATGGGATGGTATTAGCCTATGACCGTCCAGCCTACCGAATGTACGCTATATTAGATGAAGCATATTCAGAGAACTCACCGGAAGCCCTGCATGTTTCAAACACGGAAGAAACAGCGGAAACACTAGCTTCTATTCTAGATGAGGATAAAAATGAAATAAAACAGATATTAGACGAGGCTGTTCAGTCAGAAAGATTTCAGGTTGAATTTGGACAGCTTGGTCGTCAGTTAACGCAACAGGAAAAAGAAGAAATAGAGGAATCAGGCATACCGGGTATTTACTTTGATGAAGAACCGAAACGTTATTACCCTAATGGGATGTTTGCTTCCCATATTATTGGTTTTGCACGCGAAACAGAAGAAGAGACAGAAGACGGCGTTGAACATAGTATTACCGGTGTAACAGGAATGGAAGATGTTATGAACGGGGTTCTCGGCGGAAAGGATGGCTCTATCTCTTATCAACGTGACCGCTATGACAAAAAATTATTAGATCCTGATGAAATTGTGCAGGAGCCGGAAGATGGAGATTCTGTTTATCTGACACTGGATCAAAAAGTGCAAACTTTATTAGAAGACGTTATGACACAAGTGGATGAACAATATAATCCGGCAAAAATGAATGCGATTATTATGAATCCGAAAACCGGTGAAATTATAGCAATGAGTACACGTCCAAGCTATAATCCGAATAGCCCCAATGATGTTGAAAACTGGTACAATGATCCAATTTCTTCTCCGTTTGAACCTGGGTCAACATTTAAAATTTTCACATGGGCAGCGGCATTAGAAGAAGGTGTCTATAATGGAGACGAAACCTTTGAATCTGGAACGTATCAGCCGAATGAGAGAATTGAAGAAATCAGAGACCATAACCAGGGAGAAGGCTGGGGAGAAATTTCCTATGATGAAGGTTTTCTGCGTTCTTCCAACGTAGCTGCTTCCAAATTGCTTTGGGAAGACATCGGCGCAGATAAATTCTATGAATACATTCAGGCATTCGGTTTTGAAGACCCAACCGGCATTGATCTTCCGGATGAATCGATTGGGCAGATTCAATATAATTGGCCGTCTGAAAAATTAAGAACAGCCTTTGGTCAAGGGTCAACGGTTACTCCAATCCAGCAGATGAAAGCTGCTTCCGCTGTAGTCAATGATGGAAAAATGGTGAAGCCTTATGTAGTGGATAAAATTGTTGATTCTACCACCGGAAATGTATTGGAGGAAGCAGAACCGGAATATTCCGGCCAGCCGATTTCACCGGAGACAGCGGAGGAAATGAAAGAATTATTAGCTTCTGTCGTCAATGATGAAGATGGGACTGGAGCGCCTTATAAATTAGATGATTATGTCGTTGGCGGTAAAACGGGAACAGCACAAATGCCTAACCCTGATGGCGGCGGCTATTTAACTGGACGAGATAATTACGTATTTTCCTTTTTAGGTATGGCTCCGATGGATGATCCGGAATTAATGGTCTATGTATCTATCCAGCAGCCAGAATTGGAAGATACAGAATCAGGTTCTGCGCCGCTTGCTTTTATTTTTAATAATGTGGTAGAAAACAGCTTGCATTATTTAGATGTAGAACCAGACGAAGAAAATGAAACGAACCAGGTTGAAGAGGTTGAATTCCCGGAAGTAGTGGATGAATCTACTGAAAGTGCACAGGCTGCTTTAGAAGAAAGAGGCTTTGACCCAATTGTTATTGGTGAAGGAGAGAATATTGTTTCAAGCAGCGTGGAACCTGGAGAGAGCATATTGCCAAGTGAAAAAGTCTTATTACTTACAGATGAACCAACGATGCCTGATTTAACAGGCTGGTCATTAAGAGAAGTAATGCGCTTTGCTGATATGTTGGAATTGCAAACAGAAAGATTTGGTAATGGTTATGTTAGCTCGCAAAATATTGAAGTTGGAAAGCCGATTCAGGAAGGTGACTATTTGGGTGTTGAATTAGAAGACCCTTCCGGCGGGTCATCTGATACATCATCGGATGATGACGATGCAGATGATTCGGATGAAGAAGAAAACAACGAGAGCAACGAAGAAGAAACGGAAGAAGAATAA
- the ftsL gene encoding cell division protein FtsL, with protein sequence MSENQARKWQVNPQYNPQEETKTVVKKVKKAPWITKGEKIVYAVTSAVILVFGIGMVSYASGTDALNRDMQQLEDNISSQKTVNENLHFEKEELSRPERIIDIAEKNGLKIQNSEVKQAETVNN encoded by the coding sequence ATGAGCGAAAATCAAGCTAGAAAGTGGCAAGTAAATCCCCAATATAATCCCCAAGAAGAAACAAAAACGGTCGTCAAAAAGGTAAAAAAGGCACCATGGATTACAAAAGGCGAAAAAATAGTTTACGCTGTTACCAGTGCTGTTATTTTAGTATTCGGAATTGGAATGGTTTCCTATGCTTCCGGAACCGATGCTTTAAATCGTGACATGCAGCAGTTAGAGGACAACATCAGCAGTCAAAAAACAGTGAATGAAAATTTACATTTTGAGAAAGAGGAGTTGTCACGTCCAGAAAGAATCATTGATATTGCAGAAAAAAATGGTTTGAAAATCCAAAATTCGGAAGTGAAACAAGCAGAAACGGTTAACAACTAG